One part of the Magallana gigas chromosome 5, xbMagGiga1.1, whole genome shotgun sequence genome encodes these proteins:
- the LOC105338272 gene encoding thrombospondin type-1 domain-containing protein 7B isoform X1, translating into MGYGKPQMTSLIVHSSLFLAFLTSLTHSANAEYRWRADSWSDCEKPYGTCGRGGTQRRNVWCEKSYPVQQSVPHSLCRNSGYDEPLQEQSCYKSCDSVGSYQVRWVVGRWSECQIELQGVDCAKNLGYQTRDVYCVYQITGDRTEDSVCASFNQGKPPTRQSCKYNCPQNCVVGEFSEWSSCDDCRFLNRSRTRDIIVPNNNRGKPCPAFSEMSPCSNCSDKYFLNFTPWSFCQVFPDPSNSRIPYNPYIGNQDRSFDCFNIRGQKEELSKCTGKFQPFSFRQSCIISQDCVLGPWQGLTTINQTCVSRNNVVKSGYLYQKRDVIQIPLGDGKPCGPLEEYIPIKSSQKINCPRTQWIMSDWSECKPIQGHQQCNTGIQDRYIFCVQIDQAGRQTPVEESECSPEKRPLSSRTCPTQCKTDCTVSIWSQWSQCKVTDCEMYARRRRNNKKTGQRYRTRATITEPAQGGQMCPHLSETQNCDPEPCYTWHVKQGVCIPQQSTCGVGISHQTVSCFNRNMTSVVDSRCSELKQQPPTQVQCVVSCADDCVLSEWTEWSECPRICQNNIFPRPTLKHRTRTILAKAAGQVSNCQATLREQGECPTVIECDTYTWQPEPWGPCLLDNPIKGCGRGERNRIVHCYSNLTSVSEVKCALEVKPPVKEVCTEPCPENCNVSTWSAWSECSATCTSANTLSNPSKSRRRYIEVHPKNGGVLCPSLLKEVKVCFDLPVCNQYQWNVTDWSECILHRKEKCGRGLKARNVTCLLNDGSVSPINNCLTSVGQMPVVAEPCYIACEDECLFTDWTPWSKCLQGCGSKRFRQRSSKIGSNPPPECSDMIKYPRYEPDICHCDLIKEELGGEFSQCILDPPKESSGLLRPISTSSKRDNPAPSKGEGKVCGWGQKIRYVACQSRSAAASIRRCSEAVSLEVKHCNIPCPNDCKMALWSEWSKCPSKCRPGIQKRSRYIEQLNSAGGRQCPSLDSTQTETQTRLCHPECSQYIWKAYEWSMCDSNSRTCGDGTQRRVVNCVIVNVNGDTTGITTEDNCAGQVKPHSEQQCRLACVGECVMSDWTEWTECPRPCSNGYQKQTRTRKIMRHASRYHPRCVETEDYRDCIKDINCVDYHWSWMPWTSCLINNGNEECGRGLQERFPMCRTHNEVDVDDRICTQIIGPPEHGKRTNDCEVPCDVDCLVSDWTEWSSCSQTCGIGESTRERVVVEQYTGNGRKCPSDLVQTKPCYPKGCYRWTISDWSPCMPQKNMCGAGIQTRNVSCLGDDGLPADPEKCPPDLDILVLKTEQKCEVLCPWDCVLTEWSEWSKCFVNCADFAIGATQGKTSRSRAIISQGLIPCNDKLWETKICPATDCTSFSWVASPWTNGKREVSCQTSDGLRVNKEACHGSVHPSSVLSCDPPCNGDHMVCNDTNTCGCEADFVALTDIMGQVVRCVEQNSTLSVGAQKKDSEEEIETNYWMYAVVAAGTLFIVFVALALYHMSDFFKNGPRPHGEPKEEKKSIGIESTDTATRLSRQGNENCNVCSQIPVPVETMVTTSNGRTEIRVADDVGPYVQSWNRKGLANRLADALSCLIPCMTKNSYSVHVHETINETRVKMPLENMRLIGHEGNSLRDESMETEFNEISNLVHTPSYYMAVSMSDAESHRSSKVITLPQDKTDNYLGDSLDTETSSPDSTKSQVKRSQSDSAISIPTSNSQGACSGTNSPSVKKDKILKKRAAKFSEHGKYAKHSSTQTSTQSSAEEMGNTGRRPAPLTYQDSRETQAFPSSNGFPVEGSMDDYLEKMNSLNTSNENLNQRGEEFLQHEEITAAEDHLPESDVNSPFLEASGNYVGEISEVFLGNLQEQAEFEQLLPSAEDGDSVDSKEGFCVFVPSTSDIGNEAILTQPERLKQSDNTSHRRDRLSRQKKIDGKDPTESDHNSNVIPDLSGDWSHDPSSPVCNSVSPVGPPSASDNVTQGNRGSSKKSKRPLQTSSPREVKSQNSSHKKTTPV; encoded by the exons ATGGGCTATGGGAAGCCACAAATGACATCACTGATTGTACATTCCTCACTTTTCCTAGCATTCCTCACCTCGCTGACACATTCAGCGAATGCAGAGTACAGATGGAGGGCCG ATTCTTGGTCTGATTGTGAGAAACCCTATGGGACCTGTGGAAGAGGTGGCACACAGCGGCGTAATGTGTGGTGTGAGAAATCCTATCCCGTCCAACAGAGTGTTCCCCACTCGCTGTGTAGGAACTCGGGATATGACGAACCTCTGCAGGAGCAGTCCTGTTACAAATCGTGTGATTCTGTGGGTAGCTACCAAGTGAGATGGGTGGTCGGACGATGGTCCGAGTGTCAAATAGAGTTGCAGGGAGTGGACTGTGCAAAGAATCTCGGTTACCAAACGCGGGACGTTTACTGTGTATATCAGATTACAGGAGATCGGACAGAGGATTCAGTGTGTGCATCGTTTAATCAGGGGAAGCCCCCTACACGGCAATCTTGCAAGTACAACTGTCCGCAAAACTGTGTCGTGGGCGAATTCTCTGAGTGGAGCTCATGTGACGATTGCCGGTTTCTAAACCGGAGTAGGACTAGAGATATCATTGTGCCAAACAATAACAGAGGCAAGCCTTGCCCCGCTTTTTCCGAAATGTCTCCCTGCAGCAATTGTAGTGATAAATATTTCCTGAATTTCACTCCCTGGTCCTTTTGTCAGGTGTTTCCAGATCCATCTAACTCGCGCATTCCATACAATCCTTACATTGGTAATCAAGATCGCTCCTTTGACTGTTTCAATATCCGAGGTCAGAAAGAGGAATTATC GAAGTGTACGGGGAAGTTCCAGCCGTTCTCCTTCAGACAGTCGTGCATCATCAGTCAGGACTGTGTCCTCGGGCCGTGGCAGGGACTGACCACCATCAACCAGACCTGTGTGTCGAGGAACAATGTCGTCAAGTCCGGCTATCTCTACCAGAAGAGAGACGTCATTCAGATCCCGCTGGGCGACGGCAAGCCATGTGGTCCATTAGAGGAATACATACCAATAAAGTCTAGTCAGAAAATCAACTGTCCAAG AACCCAGTGGATAATGTCTGATTGGTCAGAATGTAAGCCAATCCAAGGCCACCAGCAGTGTAATACAGGAATACAGGACCGATACATCTTCTGTGTACAAATAGATC aAGCTGGCCGACAGACTCCTGTGGAGGAATCGGAGTGTAGTCCAGAGAAAAGACCTCTGTCTTCACGAACCTGTCCCACCCAGTGTAAGACGGACTGTACAGTGTCCATCTGGAGTCAGTGGTCTCAATGTAAAGTCACTGACTGTGAAATGTATGCTAGACGGCGCAGAAACAACAAGAAAACTG GACAGCGATACAGAACGCGTGCAACGATCACTGAGCCTGCACAGGGAGGTCAGATGTGTCCCCATTTGAGTGAGACCCAGAACTGTGACCCAGAGCCCTGTTACACCTGGCATGTGAAACAAGGAGTGTGTATCCCACAGCAGTCTACCTGTGGGGTGGGCATCTCCCATCAAACTGTCTCTTGCTTCAATCGGAACATG ACGAGTGTGGTTGACAGCAGGTGCTCGGAACTGAAGCAGCAGCCCCCCACCCAGGTACAGTGTGTGGTGTCCTGTGCTGATGACTGCGTGCTGTCTGAGTGGACGGAATGGTCTGAGTGTCCGAGGATCTGTCAGAACAACATCTTCCCCAGACCCACGCTCAAACACCGCACCAGGACCATACTGGCCAAGGCTGCCGGACAAG TGAGTAACTGTCAGGCCACACTAAGGGAACAAGGAGAGTGCCCGACTGTGATTGAGTGTGACACCTACACGTGGCAGCCCGAGCCCTGGGGGCCCTGTTTGCTGGACAACCCCATCAAGGGTTGTGGTAGGGGGGAGAGGAATAGGATCGTCCACTGTTACAGCAACCTGACATCAGTGTCTGAGGTCAA GTGTGCGTTGGAGGTGAAGCCTCCAGTCAAAGAGGTTTGCACAGAGCCTTGTCCTGAGAATTGTAACGTCTCTACATGGTCGGCTTGGTCTGAATGTTCTGCCACCTGTACTTCAG CCAACACGCTTTCCAATCCGTCAAAGAGCCGTCGTCGTTACATCGAGGTACACCCTAAGAACGGTGGGGTGCTGTGTCCCAGCCTGCTGAAGGAGGTCAAGGTGTGCTTTGACCTGCCGGTCTGTAACCAGTACCAGTGGAATGTGACGGACTGGAGCGAGTGTATCCTACACAGGAAGGAGAAGTGTGGTCGTGGGCTCAAAGCCAGGA ATGTGACCTGCCTGCTGAATGATGGCTCAGTGAGTCCTATAAACAACTGTCTGACCAGTGTGGGACAGATGCCGGTGGTTGCCGAGCCCTGCTACATCGCCTGTGAGGACGAGTGTCTGTTCACTGATTGGACGCCCTGGTCAAAGTGTTTGCAGGGGTGCGGCAGTAAGCGATTCCGGCAAAGAAGTTCAAAAA TTGGTAGCAATCCACCCCCAGAATGCAGTGACATGATCAAGTACCCCCGATATGAGCCAGATATCTGCCACTGTGACCTGATTAAGGAGGAACTGGGAGGGGAATTCTCCCAGTGTATCCTGGACCCACCAAAGGAATCGTCGGGACTCCTCCGACCAATATCCACCTCATC aAAGAGAGATAATCCAGCGCCATCTAAGGGTGAAGGAAAAGTGTGTGGATGGGGACAAAAAATCCGTTACGTGGCATGTCAGTCCAGATCAGCAGCCGCCAGTATCAGGCGGTGCTCAGAAGCAG TGAGTTTGGAAGTCAAGCATTGCAATATACCTTGTCCTAACGACTGTAAAATGGCACTGTGGAGTGAATGGTCAAAATGTCCATCAAAATGTCGACCAGGCATCCAGAAAAGATCTCGCTACATCGAGCAGCTCAACTCCGCTGGAGGGCGACAATGTCCAAGTCTAGACAGCACACAGACGGAGACTCAAACTCGACTCTGCCACCCCGAGTGCTCTCAGTACATATGGAAGGCCTATGAGTGGAGCATGTGTGACAGCAACAGTCGCACGTGTGGGGATGGGACCCAGAGGAGGGTGGTCAACTGTGTGATTGTCAATGTCAATGGCGACACCACAGGAATCACTACAGAAGACAACTGTGCCGGCCAGGTCAAGCCGCACAGTGAGCAGCAGTGTCGATTGGCGTGTGTCGGGGAGTGCGTGATGTCAGATTGGACTGAGTGGACAGAATGTCCAAGG CCATGCTCAAACGGATACCAAAAACAGACTCGTACTCGTAAAATCATGCGGCATGCTAGCAGGTACCACCCTCGCTGTGTGGAGACTGAGGACTACAGGGACTGTATCAAGGACATTAACTGTGTGGACTACCACTGGTCCTGGATGCCCTGGACCTCGTGTCTGATCAACAATGGTAACGAGGAGTGTGGTAGGGGCCTCCAGGAGAGGTTCCCTATGTGTCGGACCCACAACGAGGTGGATGTGGATGACCGCATCTGTACTCAG ATCATCGGTCCCCCTGAGCATGGTAAGAGGACGAATGACTGCGAGGTGCCATGTGATGTGGACTGCCTCGTCTCTGATTGGACGGAATGGTCCTCATGTAGTCAGACTTGTGGAATAG GAGAGAGTACCAGGGAACGAGTGGTTGTGGAACAGTACACAGGAAATGGCCGTAAATGTCCCTCGGATCTGGTCCAGACAAAGCCCTGCTACCCAAAGGGATGCTACCGCTGGACCATCTCTGACTGGTCCCCCTGTATGCCTCAG aaaaacatgtgtGGTGCTGGCATTCAGACGAGGAATGTTTCCTGTTTGGGGGATGATGGACTGCCCGCAGACCCCGAGAAGTGTCCTCCCGACCTTGATATACTTGTACTGAAG ACAGAACAGAAATGTGAAGTCCTCTGCCCCTGGGACTGTGTCCTGACTGAATGGTCTGAGTGGAGCAAGTGCTTTGTCAACTGTGCTGATTTTGCTATAG GGGCAACCCAGGGTAAAACCAGCAGGTCCCGAGCCATCATTTCCCAAGGTCTGATTCCTTGTAATGACAAGCTATGGGAAACAAAGATTTGCCCAGCCACAGATTGTACCAGTTTTTCTTGGGTGGCCTCCCCTTGGACTAATGGCAAAAGAGAGGTATCCTGTCAGACCTCAGATGGATTAAGAGTAAACAAGG AGGCCTGTCATGGTTCCGTCCACCCCTCGTCGGTTCTGTCCTGTGACCCCCCATGTAATGGGGACCACATGGTCTGTAATGACACCAATACCTGTGGGTGCGAGGCGGACTTTGTGGCACTGACCGATATCATGGGACAGGTGGTGAGATGTGTAGAACAGAACAGCACGCTGAGTGTGGGGGCACAGAAAAAGGACTCGGAGGAGGAAATAG AGACTAACTACTGGATGTATGCGGTGGTGGCGGCAGGGACTCTGTTCATCGTGTTTGTGGCTCTGGCCCTGTACCACATGAG cgatttctttaaaaatgggCCACGTCCTCATGGTGAGCCAAAAGAGGAGAAAAAGTCCATAGGCATAGAGAGTACGGACACCGCCACTAGACTATCTCGCCAAGGAAATGAGAACTGTAATGTCTGCAGTCAGATTCCTGTTCCTGTGGAAACCATGGTAACAACCAGTAATGGCAGGACGGAGATTCGGGTAGCAGATGATGTAGGTCCATACGTTCAATCCTGGAATCGTAAAGGCTTGGCTAACCGTCTTGCTGATGCTCTCTCCTGCTTAATTCCTTGCATGACTAAAAATTCTTATTCTGTGCATGTGCATGAAACTATTAACGAGACCAGGGTTAAAATGCCTCTTGAGAACATGCGTCTGATTGGTCACGAGGGAAATTCCTTGAGAGATGAATCTATGGAAACGGAGTTCAATGAAATTAGTAATCTTGTACACACCCCCAGTTACTACATGGCGGTGAGTATGTCTGATGCTGAGAGTCATCGATCTTCTAAAGTGATCACTCTCCCCCAGGACAAAACCGACAACTATTTAGGTGATTCCTTAGATACAGAGACTTCTAGTCCAGACTCAACCAAGTCACAGGTGAAACGAAGTCAGTCGGACTCTGCCATTTCTATACCCACCTCTAACTCACAGGGTGCTTGCTCAGGCACAAATTCACCTTCAGTCAAAAAAGACAAGATACTTAAGAAAAGAGCTGCAAAATTTAGTGAACATGGAAAATATGCTAAACACAGCTCTACACAGACATCAACACAGAGTTCTGCAGAAGAGATGGGGAACACAGGTAGAAGACCAGCCCCTCTGACTTATCAAGACTCGAGAGAGACTCAAGCCTTCCCAAGTTCCAATGGGTTTCCTGTTGAGGGAAGTATGGATGAttatttggaaaaaatgaattctttgaacacatcaaatgaaaatttgaatcagAGGGGAGAAGAATTTCTTCAGCATGAAGAGATAACTGCTGCAGAAGATCATCTGCCAGAGTCTGATGTTAATTCCCCATTTTTGGAGGCATCAGGCAACTATGTTGGAGAAATTTCAGAGGTCTTTTTAGGGAATTTACAAGAGCAAGCAGAATTCGAGCAGTTGTTGCCTTCAGCAGAGGATGGGGATTCTGTGGACTCAAAAGAAGGTTTCTGTGTGTTTGTGCCTAGCACTTCTGACATTGGCAACGAAGCAATATTGACTCAGCCTGAAAGATTGAAGCAAAGTGATAATACATCTCACAGAAGAGACAGACTATCAAGACAGAAAAAGATAGACGGGAAAGACCCCACTGAAAGTGATCATAACTCCAATGTGATTCCTGACCTGTCAGGTGATTGGTCACATGACCCAAGTTCCCCAGTGTGCAATTCTGTGAGCCCAGTGGGCCCACCCTCCGCGAGTGACAACGTCACTCAAGGTAATCGAGGTTCGTCCAAGAAAAGCAAGAGACCTTTACAGACTAGTTCCCCTAGAGAAGTCAAATCCCAGAATTCTAGTCACAAAAAAACTACACCTGTTTGA